From the genome of Papaver somniferum cultivar HN1 chromosome 2, ASM357369v1, whole genome shotgun sequence, one region includes:
- the LOC113351434 gene encoding GDSL esterase/lipase At2g04570-like, with protein MATQYSLLLCVLNILVFLVPEITGTNKIPGIIGFGDSTVDAGNNNQIPTLAKGNFLPYGQDFGGGKPTGRFCNGRLATDFLSDMLGIKHSIPAYLDPDFGIEDFATGVAFASAGTGYDVATSKVLDVIPLAKELEYFKEYLKKLTSLFGKDSAVETARESLYFISIGTNDFIVNYFTVPGRSFQFTVAEYENFLLGIARNFLIELYSLGARKIGLVGLPPSGYLPIAKTENHVSGRPNLEELNEASKEFNVKLQNLVVSLSKELEGIKLVYADIYGPILHIILNPNLYGKFWFLMFQLNCELFRVNVVTEQII; from the exons ATGGCAACCCAATATAGTCTACTATTATGTGTTCTTAACATACTTGTATTTTTGGTTCCGGAGATCACGGGAACAAATAAAATTCCTGGTATTATTGGATTTGGAGACTCTACGGTTGATGCAGGAAACAACAATCAAATTCCAACCTTGGCAAAAGGTAATTTTCTACCATACGGACAAGATTTCGGAGGTGGAAAACCCACTGGAAGGTTTTGCAATGGTCGGTTGGCAACTGATTTCTTGTCAGATATGTTAGGGATTAAACATTCGATACCGGCATATCTGGATCCAGATTTTGGTATTGAAGATTTTGCTACCGGAGTTGCATTTGCTTCAGCTGGAACTGGTTATGATGTTGCTACGTCGAAAGTGTTA GATGTGATACCCCTAGCAAAAGAATTGGAATACTTCAAAGAGTACCTGAAGAAGTTAACATCCTTGTTTGGAAAGGATAGCGCAGTAGAGACTGCAAGAGAATCATTGTACTTTATCAGCATTGGAACGAACGATTTCATCGTGAATTACTTCACTGTCCCAGGACGTTCATTTCAATTTACGGTAGCGGAATACGAGAATTTTCTCCTTGGTATTGCTAGAAATTTCCTTATCGAACTTTACAGTCTGGGTGCTAGAAAAATAGGATTAGTCGGGCTTCCTCCTAGTGGTTACCTACCAATAGCAAAAACTGAGAATCACGTTTCAGGGAGACCGAATTTGGAAGAGTTAAATGAAGCTAGTAAAGAATTCAATGTTAAGTTACAAAATTTGGTAGTGAGCTTGAGTAAAGAGCTTGAGGGGATCAAATTGGTGTACGCAGATATCTACGGTCCTATTCTACATATCATTCTGAATCCAAATTTATATGGTAAATTCTGGTTTTTGATGTTTCAGCTAAACTGTGAACTATTTAGAGTAAACGTGGTCACGGAGCAAATAATTTAG